In the Apteryx mantelli isolate bAptMan1 chromosome 1, bAptMan1.hap1, whole genome shotgun sequence genome, one interval contains:
- the AKR1D1 gene encoding aldo-keto reductase family 1 member D1 isoform X2 — protein MSLTAERHRIPLSDGNSIPLLGLGTYADPQKTPKGSCLESVKIAIDTGYRHIDGAFVYYNEHEVGQAIREKIAEGRIKREDIFYCGKLWNTCHPPELVRPTLEKTLKILQLDYVDLYIIELPMAFKPGDAIYPTDENGKMIYHETDLCATWEAMEACKDAGLAKSIGVSNFNRRQLEMILNKPGLKHKPVSNQVECHPYFTQPKLLEFCRQHDIVIVGYSPLGTSRDETWVNVSSPPLLKDPVLNAIGKKYNKTSAQVALRFNIQRGVVVIPKSFNPQRIRENFQIFDFSLTEKEMKEIEALNKNVRYVELLMWRDHPEYPFSDEY, from the exons ACTCCCAAAGGTTCCTGTCTAGAATCGGTGAAGATTGCCATTGATACTGGTTACCGCCATATAGATGGTGCCTTTGTCTATTACAATGAGCATGAAGTGGGACAAGCCATCCGGGAGAAGATTGCAGAAGGAAGGATCAAGCGAGAAGACATCTTTTACTGTGGCAAG CTGTGGAATACCTGCCACCCCCCAGAGCTGGTGCGCCCGACACTGGAGAAAACGCTGAAGATCCTTCAGCTGGACTATGTTGACCTCTACATTATTGAGCTGCCCATGGCTTTCaag CCTGGTGATGCAATCTACCCAAcagatgaaaatggaaaaatgatcTACCATGAGACAGACTTATGTGCCACTTGGGAG GCTATGGAAGCATGTAAAGATGCAGGCTTGGCAAAGTCCATTGGAGTATCTAATTTCAACCGCAGGCAGCTGGAGATGATCCTGAACAAGCCGGGACTTAAGCACAAACCTGTCAGCAACCAG GTTGAATGCCATCCCTATTTCACCCAACCCAAACTCTTAGAATTTTGCAGACAACATGATATTGTTATTGTTGGGTACAGTCCACTGGGAACCTCAAGAGATGAGACATG GGTAAACGTGTCCTCCCCTCCTTTACTGAAGGATCCTGTGCTGAATGCCATTGGTAAAAAATACAACAAGACATCTGCACAAGTTGCTTTGCGTTTCAACATCCAGAGAGGGGTGGTGGTCATTCCAAAAAGCTTCAATCCACAACGCATCAGAGAGAATTTCCAG ATCTTTGACTTCTCCCTCACTGAGAAAGAGATGAAAGAAATTGAAGCCCTGAACAAAAATGTCCGTTATGTGGAACTGTTGAT GTGGCGTGACCATCCAGAGTATCCCTTCAGCGATGAATACTGA
- the AKR1D1 gene encoding aldo-keto reductase family 1 member D1 isoform X3, producing MSLTAERHRIPLSDGNSIPLLGLGTYADPQKTPKGSCLESVKIAIDTGYRHIDGAFVYYNEHEVGQAIREKIAEGRIKREDIFYCGKPGDAIYPTDENGKMIYHETDLCATWEAMEACKDAGLAKSIGVSNFNRRQLEMILNKPGLKHKPVSNQVECHPYFTQPKLLEFCRQHDIVIVGYSPLGTSRDETWVNVSSPPLLKDPVLNAIGKKYNKTSAQVALRFNIQRGVVVIPKSFNPQRIRENFQIFDFSLTEKEMKEIEALNKNVRYVELLMEEKRSARQRTVASVTQPLSPENLTCSI from the exons ACTCCCAAAGGTTCCTGTCTAGAATCGGTGAAGATTGCCATTGATACTGGTTACCGCCATATAGATGGTGCCTTTGTCTATTACAATGAGCATGAAGTGGGACAAGCCATCCGGGAGAAGATTGCAGAAGGAAGGATCAAGCGAGAAGACATCTTTTACTGTGGCAAG CCTGGTGATGCAATCTACCCAAcagatgaaaatggaaaaatgatcTACCATGAGACAGACTTATGTGCCACTTGGGAG GCTATGGAAGCATGTAAAGATGCAGGCTTGGCAAAGTCCATTGGAGTATCTAATTTCAACCGCAGGCAGCTGGAGATGATCCTGAACAAGCCGGGACTTAAGCACAAACCTGTCAGCAACCAG GTTGAATGCCATCCCTATTTCACCCAACCCAAACTCTTAGAATTTTGCAGACAACATGATATTGTTATTGTTGGGTACAGTCCACTGGGAACCTCAAGAGATGAGACATG GGTAAACGTGTCCTCCCCTCCTTTACTGAAGGATCCTGTGCTGAATGCCATTGGTAAAAAATACAACAAGACATCTGCACAAGTTGCTTTGCGTTTCAACATCCAGAGAGGGGTGGTGGTCATTCCAAAAAGCTTCAATCCACAACGCATCAGAGAGAATTTCCAG ATCTTTGACTTCTCCCTCACTGAGAAAGAGATGAAAGAAATTGAAGCCCTGAACAAAAATGTCCGTTATGTGGAACTGTTGAT ggaagagaagagatCTGCTCGGCAGAGGACAGTTGCATCAGTGACACAACCTCTTTCACCTGAGAACCTCACTTGTTCAATCTGA
- the AKR1D1 gene encoding aldo-keto reductase family 1 member D1 isoform X1, with protein MSLTAERHRIPLSDGNSIPLLGLGTYADPQKTPKGSCLESVKIAIDTGYRHIDGAFVYYNEHEVGQAIREKIAEGRIKREDIFYCGKLWNTCHPPELVRPTLEKTLKILQLDYVDLYIIELPMAFKPGDAIYPTDENGKMIYHETDLCATWEAMEACKDAGLAKSIGVSNFNRRQLEMILNKPGLKHKPVSNQVECHPYFTQPKLLEFCRQHDIVIVGYSPLGTSRDETWVNVSSPPLLKDPVLNAIGKKYNKTSAQVALRFNIQRGVVVIPKSFNPQRIRENFQIFDFSLTEKEMKEIEALNKNVRYVELLMEEKRSARQRTVASVTQPLSPENLTCSI; from the exons ACTCCCAAAGGTTCCTGTCTAGAATCGGTGAAGATTGCCATTGATACTGGTTACCGCCATATAGATGGTGCCTTTGTCTATTACAATGAGCATGAAGTGGGACAAGCCATCCGGGAGAAGATTGCAGAAGGAAGGATCAAGCGAGAAGACATCTTTTACTGTGGCAAG CTGTGGAATACCTGCCACCCCCCAGAGCTGGTGCGCCCGACACTGGAGAAAACGCTGAAGATCCTTCAGCTGGACTATGTTGACCTCTACATTATTGAGCTGCCCATGGCTTTCaag CCTGGTGATGCAATCTACCCAAcagatgaaaatggaaaaatgatcTACCATGAGACAGACTTATGTGCCACTTGGGAG GCTATGGAAGCATGTAAAGATGCAGGCTTGGCAAAGTCCATTGGAGTATCTAATTTCAACCGCAGGCAGCTGGAGATGATCCTGAACAAGCCGGGACTTAAGCACAAACCTGTCAGCAACCAG GTTGAATGCCATCCCTATTTCACCCAACCCAAACTCTTAGAATTTTGCAGACAACATGATATTGTTATTGTTGGGTACAGTCCACTGGGAACCTCAAGAGATGAGACATG GGTAAACGTGTCCTCCCCTCCTTTACTGAAGGATCCTGTGCTGAATGCCATTGGTAAAAAATACAACAAGACATCTGCACAAGTTGCTTTGCGTTTCAACATCCAGAGAGGGGTGGTGGTCATTCCAAAAAGCTTCAATCCACAACGCATCAGAGAGAATTTCCAG ATCTTTGACTTCTCCCTCACTGAGAAAGAGATGAAAGAAATTGAAGCCCTGAACAAAAATGTCCGTTATGTGGAACTGTTGAT ggaagagaagagatCTGCTCGGCAGAGGACAGTTGCATCAGTGACACAACCTCTTTCACCTGAGAACCTCACTTGTTCAATCTGA